In a genomic window of Polycladomyces abyssicola:
- a CDS encoding stage V sporulation protein D codes for MRISSAMVRRRLFAALIVVIVLFAGLLGRLAYVQLVKGDWLTERAEQLWNRNIPFEAKRGRILDRQGKVMAYNVSTPSVMAIPAQVKDPAETARLLARILNAPEESIYRQITKRSLTVWIKEGRKISEDVARDIQALRLPGIAVTEDSKRHYPYGAMAAHVLGFAGIDNQGLSGLELEYDKRLSGVRGYVSFKANARHEKLPGGVESFTPPKDGMDLVTTIDFYIQNVLEREMDQAMVQYQPENVLAIAMDPRTGEVLGMASRPTFNPAHYRDADPMVYNRNLPIWKTFEPGSTFKIITLAAALEEKKISLTEGFTDPGFINVSGARLRCWKHGGHGHQSFLEVVENSCNPGFVNMGQRLGEEKLFSYIRKFGFGRKTGIDLNGEARGILFSPERAGPVEVATTAFGQGVSVTPIQQVAAVSAAINGGYRVVPHLAKAWLDPETSQVVEREDPGKKERIISEETSRKVREALEYVVAKGTGRKAFVDGYRVGGKTGTAQKVGPDGRYLQNNHVVSFIGFAPADDPRLVVYVAVDNPKGIQFGGVVAAPIVGRILDDGLRYMGVPKRKNQVPPENTATSVPYVEVPDLIGENVSQIRNSLYSFPLLATGRGSYVMDQLPQPGQRVKKGTPIRIYLGDKSGKGD; via the coding sequence TTGCGCATCTCCAGCGCGATGGTTCGCCGCCGATTGTTCGCGGCATTGATCGTGGTGATCGTTTTGTTTGCGGGATTGTTGGGACGTTTGGCCTATGTACAACTCGTCAAAGGAGATTGGTTGACGGAACGAGCGGAACAGTTGTGGAACCGTAATATTCCGTTTGAGGCGAAGCGGGGGCGTATATTGGATCGGCAGGGAAAAGTGATGGCTTACAACGTCAGCACGCCGTCGGTCATGGCGATCCCGGCCCAGGTAAAGGATCCTGCGGAAACCGCTCGCTTGTTGGCGCGGATTCTGAACGCTCCTGAGGAGAGTATCTATCGGCAAATCACCAAACGTTCGCTTACCGTTTGGATTAAAGAAGGGCGCAAAATCTCAGAAGACGTGGCCCGAGACATTCAGGCTTTGCGTCTGCCAGGGATTGCCGTGACGGAAGACAGCAAACGCCATTATCCGTATGGTGCAATGGCTGCCCATGTCCTGGGATTTGCCGGTATCGACAATCAGGGTCTGTCCGGCTTGGAATTGGAATACGACAAACGTCTCAGCGGGGTGAGAGGGTACGTTTCCTTCAAGGCCAATGCACGTCATGAAAAACTGCCGGGCGGGGTCGAATCATTCACCCCACCCAAAGACGGAATGGATCTGGTCACCACAATCGATTTTTATATTCAGAATGTGTTGGAGCGGGAAATGGACCAGGCGATGGTACAATATCAACCGGAAAACGTGCTGGCCATTGCGATGGACCCCCGTACGGGAGAAGTGTTGGGCATGGCCAGCAGGCCTACATTTAATCCCGCTCATTACCGGGATGCTGATCCAATGGTCTACAACCGCAACTTACCGATCTGGAAAACATTTGAACCGGGGTCTACCTTCAAAATCATCACGCTGGCAGCAGCGTTGGAAGAGAAAAAGATCAGCTTGACGGAAGGGTTCACCGATCCCGGTTTCATCAATGTGAGCGGTGCCCGGCTGCGTTGCTGGAAGCATGGCGGGCACGGGCACCAAAGTTTTCTGGAAGTGGTGGAAAACTCCTGCAACCCTGGCTTTGTCAATATGGGTCAACGGCTGGGGGAAGAGAAGCTCTTTTCCTACATCCGCAAATTCGGATTCGGTCGGAAAACGGGTATCGACCTGAACGGGGAAGCCAGGGGCATCCTCTTCTCCCCCGAACGGGCAGGGCCGGTGGAAGTAGCGACCACCGCATTTGGCCAAGGTGTATCGGTGACACCGATACAGCAGGTGGCAGCTGTTTCGGCGGCGATCAACGGTGGATACCGGGTAGTGCCCCATTTGGCCAAGGCATGGTTGGACCCGGAGACGAGCCAAGTGGTAGAACGGGAGGATCCCGGGAAGAAAGAACGCATCATCTCCGAAGAAACCTCGCGCAAAGTGAGAGAGGCACTGGAATATGTCGTTGCCAAAGGAACGGGGAGAAAAGCGTTCGTTGACGGCTACCGTGTCGGCGGGAAGACGGGAACAGCGCAAAAGGTGGGACCGGACGGGCGATATCTGCAAAACAATCACGTCGTCTCGTTCATCGGTTTTGCCCCGGCCGACGATCCCCGATTGGTTGTTTATGTGGCGGTGGACAATCCGAAAGGCATCCAGTTCGGCGGGGTGGTCGCTGCACCAATCGTGGGGCGCATTTTGGATGATGGTTTAAGATATATGGGCGTTCCCAAACGGAAAAACCAAGTTCCTCCTGAAAATACGGCTACTTCGGTTCCCTATGTGGAAGTCCCCGATTTGATCGGGGAAAACGTGAGCCAGATCCGCAACAGTTTGTATTCTTTCCCCCTTCTGGCGACTGGGCGCGGATCGTATGTGATGGATCAACTCCCGCAACCGGGGCAGCGGGTCAAAAAGGGAACGCCGATTCGTATCTACTTGGGTGACAAATCGGGAAAAGGGGATTAA
- a CDS encoding peptidoglycan D,D-transpeptidase FtsI family protein codes for MKTKKQMEKNKNSQLRSLVIGLFFILLFMVIIGRLLWIQTVDASDLRRKAEANWRISKVLEPRRGTIMDRNGNVLVQSMPAYVIAADVSLVKDPHAYAKKLSPLLGIPEDKLVAKLSKKKGQVELRDGNNYKVSPQTRDQIMKLGLDGIYSYPATMRVYMEGPLAAHVLGFVNMDNQATGGVEQRYDSLLRGQPGTWSFQKDANGWKLSGGVEKFQPPRDGKNLILTIDNRLQYEVERILEQAMRRYQAKAATAVVANPDTGEILAMANRPTFDPSRYAKTWKPGINTTNLAVSSQFEPGSTFKIVTLAAAIEEGLFHPDDTFSSGAIRVKDREIHDWNETGWGEISFRQGVYLSSNVAFVMLGQALGADRLETYIDKFGFGRITAQKGRKTGIDLPAEERGYFYGRSLYPSELAATAFGQGISVTPIQQVAAVSAIANGGKWVQPHVVRAIQDPGRHGKMQMIRPRSRKVISDRTAAEVRQLLRGVVMYGTGKEADLPGYDIAGKTGTAQKPSPRGGYIPGEYHVSFIGFAPADHPKVVVYVAIDAPTVSGGATGGTVAAPVAKELFQKAFQVLHILPRTSTKTAP; via the coding sequence GTGAAAACGAAGAAACAGATGGAAAAAAACAAAAACAGTCAGTTGCGTTCACTGGTGATCGGGCTATTCTTTATCCTTTTGTTCATGGTCATTATCGGTAGACTGCTCTGGATTCAGACCGTGGACGCATCCGATCTTCGCAGAAAGGCGGAAGCCAACTGGCGGATCAGCAAGGTGCTTGAACCTCGCCGTGGAACCATCATGGACCGCAACGGCAACGTGCTGGTTCAATCCATGCCTGCCTATGTCATTGCCGCAGACGTGAGCTTGGTGAAAGATCCCCACGCCTATGCCAAGAAGTTATCTCCACTGCTGGGTATTCCCGAGGACAAACTGGTAGCCAAACTATCTAAGAAAAAAGGTCAGGTCGAATTGCGGGACGGCAACAACTACAAAGTGTCCCCACAAACACGCGATCAGATCATGAAGTTGGGGCTGGATGGGATTTACTCGTATCCTGCAACGATGCGCGTCTATATGGAAGGTCCGTTGGCAGCCCACGTACTGGGGTTTGTCAATATGGACAATCAAGCGACCGGTGGTGTTGAACAGCGTTATGACTCATTACTTCGCGGCCAGCCCGGAACCTGGTCGTTTCAAAAAGACGCCAACGGTTGGAAGCTCTCAGGTGGAGTTGAAAAATTTCAACCGCCGCGGGACGGAAAAAATCTGATTCTCACCATCGACAATCGCTTGCAATATGAAGTGGAGCGAATTTTGGAACAAGCGATGCGACGGTATCAAGCCAAAGCGGCGACCGCTGTCGTGGCTAATCCTGACACCGGCGAGATTCTGGCAATGGCCAATCGCCCCACATTTGATCCGAGTCGTTATGCCAAAACGTGGAAGCCGGGGATCAACACGACCAATCTGGCAGTCAGCAGCCAATTCGAACCCGGTTCCACGTTTAAAATTGTGACGCTGGCGGCTGCCATCGAGGAAGGCTTGTTTCATCCGGACGACACGTTTTCCTCGGGTGCGATCCGGGTAAAGGACCGGGAGATTCACGATTGGAACGAGACAGGCTGGGGGGAAATCTCTTTCCGTCAAGGGGTGTACCTATCGAGTAACGTGGCGTTTGTCATGTTGGGTCAGGCATTGGGAGCCGATCGGTTGGAGACTTATATTGACAAGTTCGGGTTTGGCCGCATCACCGCTCAGAAAGGCCGGAAAACGGGGATCGACCTCCCGGCGGAAGAGCGCGGCTATTTTTACGGCCGGTCGTTGTATCCGTCGGAATTGGCCGCTACCGCTTTCGGACAGGGAATCTCAGTGACGCCAATTCAACAAGTGGCGGCGGTATCGGCGATTGCCAACGGCGGAAAATGGGTCCAACCACATGTGGTCAGGGCGATCCAGGATCCCGGCCGACACGGAAAGATGCAAATGATTCGACCGCGGTCCCGAAAAGTTATCTCCGACAGGACTGCCGCAGAAGTAAGGCAACTGTTGCGCGGAGTGGTGATGTACGGCACCGGCAAAGAAGCGGATCTGCCCGGCTACGACATCGCCGGGAAAACGGGAACGGCTCAGAAACCGTCTCCCCGTGGCGGTTACATTCCGGGAGAATACCACGTCTCCTTTATCGGATTTGCACCGGCTGATCATCCCAAAGTAGTGGTCTATGTCGCGATAGATGCTCCAACCGTTTCCGGCGGAGCCACGGGTGGCACTGTTGCCGCGCCGGTCGCCAAGGAATTGTTCCAAAAGGCGTTTCAAGTACTGCACATATTACCCCGTACAAGCACCAAAACCGCTCCTTGA
- the spoVE gene encoding stage V sporulation protein E — protein sequence MSKMRTNPDYVIVTAILLLLAIGVIMVYSASAAYSYHRYDDAFFYAKRQLLFAGLGVFLMFVISNLDPRRFAEWARLGIILCFFLLIVVLIPGVGLLRGGARSWLGIGAFSIQPSEFMKLAMIAFLARYLSEHADGMHRFTTGLLPPLAIVGAAFALIMMQPDLGTGTVLVGTGIAMIYAAGARLSHLGGLGLLGVGGFAALVLAAPYRIKRITAFLNPWQDPLGAGYHLIQSLYAIGPGGLMGLGLGMSRQKHLYLPEPHTDFIFSILAEELGFIGAGTVIMLFSILVWRGIRVAIMAPNLFSSLLATGVTAMITIQAVINIGVVTGAFPVTGITLPFLSYGGSSLTLTLAAVGILLNLSRYTR from the coding sequence ATGTCCAAAATGCGAACCAACCCGGATTACGTGATCGTCACGGCAATTCTGTTACTGCTGGCCATCGGGGTCATCATGGTCTATAGCGCCAGTGCCGCCTATTCGTATCATCGGTACGACGACGCGTTTTTCTATGCGAAACGGCAGTTGTTGTTCGCAGGCTTGGGCGTGTTTCTGATGTTTGTGATTTCCAATTTGGACCCCCGGCGTTTTGCTGAGTGGGCGAGGCTCGGAATCATTCTGTGTTTTTTCCTTCTGATCGTGGTATTGATCCCCGGAGTGGGCCTATTACGTGGCGGTGCTCGCAGTTGGTTAGGGATCGGCGCGTTCAGCATTCAGCCGTCGGAGTTTATGAAACTGGCGATGATTGCGTTTTTGGCGCGCTATCTGTCTGAGCACGCCGACGGAATGCACCGCTTCACGACGGGGCTTCTCCCGCCTTTGGCCATTGTGGGTGCGGCATTTGCCCTGATCATGATGCAGCCTGACTTGGGTACAGGAACCGTATTGGTAGGGACGGGGATTGCCATGATCTATGCCGCGGGAGCCCGTCTTTCCCACCTGGGCGGTTTGGGATTGCTGGGTGTGGGTGGGTTCGCTGCGTTGGTGTTGGCGGCACCCTACCGAATTAAGCGCATCACGGCGTTTCTCAATCCGTGGCAAGATCCGCTGGGTGCCGGATATCATCTCATCCAATCGCTCTATGCGATCGGTCCCGGCGGATTGATGGGTTTGGGTCTTGGCATGAGCCGGCAAAAACATCTTTATTTGCCGGAACCGCATACGGACTTCATCTTCTCGATCTTGGCGGAAGAGTTGGGTTTTATCGGTGCAGGCACGGTGATTATGTTGTTTTCGATACTGGTGTGGCGGGGGATTCGTGTGGCTATTATGGCTCCCAATTTGTTCAGCAGTTTGCTGGCTACGGGGGTGACGGCGATGATCACCATTCAGGCCGTCATTAATATCGGCGTCGTCACCGGAGCGTTTCCCGTCACCGGGATTACGTTGCCCTTTTTAAGCTACGGCGGCTCCTCCCTGACACTGACGCTTGCTGCTGTGGGCATTTTGCTCAATCTGTCCCGCTACACCAGGTAA
- the ftsL gene encoding cell division protein FtsL, whose translation MKKYRGNVAMAVVEERRQGTRQSKRPRTERAHGLTTGEKLLYLLSVVVCVALASVILSKYAELTALNLSAQQMDRQIRELQETNQQLEIQQKKLSSDERIREYAEQKGMKRVKSYKTLPVPSHSSAAQQQKPANHEG comes from the coding sequence ATGAAAAAATACCGGGGAAACGTCGCGATGGCTGTTGTGGAGGAGCGCCGGCAGGGCACCCGGCAATCCAAACGGCCCCGAACGGAGCGGGCGCACGGATTGACCACCGGCGAGAAGCTCCTCTATTTGTTGAGTGTGGTAGTTTGCGTCGCACTTGCCTCTGTTATCCTCTCCAAATACGCCGAACTGACGGCGCTCAATCTCTCCGCTCAACAGATGGACCGCCAGATCCGGGAGTTGCAGGAGACGAATCAACAGCTGGAAATTCAACAGAAAAAGTTGTCCAGCGACGAGCGCATCCGTGAATATGCGGAACAAAAAGGCATGAAGCGGGTGAAGTCTTACAAGACGTTGCCCGTTCCCAGTCACTCTTCCGCCGCCCAGCAACAGAAACCAGCCAACCATGAGGGGTGA
- a CDS encoding UDP-N-acetylmuramoyl-L-alanyl-D-glutamate--2,6-diaminopimelate ligase, which yields MKLKELLRPLVIAKVVGNADIEIMGIETDSRRVRPGHLFVALRGFTVDGHRFVRQAVEQGAVAVLVEEDVDVPVTVVRVPDTRRAMAVLAATFYRHPTRELKLIGVTGTNGKTTTVHLIQRILNDFGTPAGMIGTIHMQIGDRTYPVQNTTPDVVELQKGFRMMRDAGCAYAVIEASSHALDLGRTRGCEFHSAVFTNLTQDHLDYHKTMEEYRAAKGLLFSQLGNRYEDDPADNRYAILNADDEASAYFARITPAQVITYGIEQNADVRAEQIRQGADGTRFVLRTFRGDVDLHLQLVGKFNVYNALAATATALAEGIPLEHIKRSLESVSGVNGRFEKVDEGQPFTVLVDYAHTPDSLENVLKTIREFAEGTIYCVVGCGGDRDRTKRPIMAKIAATYADVALFTSDNPRTEDPEAILADMVEGVKEVPKDRYDVIVDRREAIFEAIRRARPGDVVLIAGKGHETYQEINGVRHDFDDREVAREALRS from the coding sequence ATGAAATTAAAAGAGTTGCTCCGGCCGCTCGTCATCGCGAAAGTGGTCGGAAATGCCGACATCGAGATTATGGGGATTGAGACGGACTCCCGCAGGGTACGCCCTGGTCACCTGTTTGTGGCTTTGCGCGGGTTTACCGTGGACGGTCATCGCTTTGTTCGCCAAGCGGTGGAACAGGGCGCCGTCGCCGTGTTGGTAGAGGAAGATGTCGACGTACCTGTTACGGTGGTACGCGTACCGGATACCCGACGGGCGATGGCTGTACTGGCGGCCACGTTTTACCGTCACCCGACTCGAGAGCTGAAATTGATCGGGGTGACTGGTACCAACGGAAAAACAACCACCGTGCACCTGATTCAGCGTATTTTGAACGATTTCGGCACACCGGCCGGCATGATTGGCACCATCCACATGCAGATCGGCGATCGCACCTACCCGGTTCAAAACACAACGCCGGATGTCGTCGAACTGCAAAAAGGATTCCGCATGATGCGGGACGCCGGATGTGCCTACGCGGTGATCGAAGCATCGTCTCATGCATTGGATTTGGGAAGAACCCGGGGATGCGAATTTCATTCCGCCGTGTTCACCAACCTGACACAGGATCATTTGGACTATCACAAAACGATGGAAGAGTACCGAGCGGCCAAAGGCTTGTTGTTTAGCCAGCTGGGCAACCGTTACGAAGACGATCCGGCCGACAACCGGTACGCGATTTTGAACGCGGATGACGAAGCTTCCGCTTATTTTGCCCGCATTACTCCGGCGCAGGTGATTACATACGGCATCGAACAGAATGCCGACGTACGGGCCGAACAGATCCGCCAGGGTGCGGATGGTACGCGTTTCGTGTTGCGCACGTTCCGGGGTGATGTCGATCTTCACTTGCAATTGGTGGGTAAATTCAATGTCTACAACGCGCTTGCCGCTACGGCAACCGCATTGGCCGAGGGGATTCCGCTCGAACACATCAAGCGGAGTCTGGAATCCGTTTCCGGTGTCAATGGCCGGTTTGAAAAAGTGGACGAAGGTCAACCGTTCACCGTGCTGGTGGATTATGCACACACACCGGATAGTTTGGAAAATGTGCTGAAAACGATTCGCGAATTTGCCGAAGGCACCATATACTGCGTGGTGGGATGTGGCGGTGACCGCGATCGGACCAAGCGTCCCATCATGGCGAAGATTGCTGCAACTTACGCGGATGTCGCTTTGTTTACATCGGACAACCCCCGCACCGAAGATCCGGAGGCGATACTCGCGGACATGGTGGAGGGCGTGAAAGAGGTGCCAAAAGACCGGTATGATGTAATCGTCGACCGCCGGGAGGCCATTTTCGAAGCGATCCGTCGGGCGCGTCCGGGTGATGTGGTATTGATTGCGGGGAAAGGGCACGAAACGTATCAAGAGATCAACGGCGTGCGCCATGATTTTGATGATCGGGAAGTAGCCAGAGAAGCGCTGCGTTCGTGA
- a CDS encoding UDP-N-acetylmuramoyl-tripeptide--D-alanyl-D-alanine ligase → MIEQTCEWASKVTNGRLLGTVSDRRLVFKGVSTDTRTLQPNQLYVPLVGERFDGHDFWRDAVDKGAAACLWQQDRPVPETADVPFILVEDTLEALQAMASAYRDTWSIPVIAVTGSNGKTTTKDLIASVLSVRHRVHKTQGNLNNHIGVPLTLLSLPREAKAAVVEMGMNHKGEIALLSRIAKPDVAVITNIGESHLEHLGSRAAIADAKCEIGEGLAPNGTWVIHGDEPLLLERVRQESRRVVKIGWGGDNDDRPESISLNGLSGISFVSAQTGARFSIPLLGRHNAVNALMAAAVGRLLGLSEEEIRRGLSEAQLTGMRLELRKTAKGMLIIDDTYNASPTSMRAAIDLLMELDEGKEKWVLLGDMMEIGAQEAAYHREIGRYAAEKGVSRVYTLGEKAGWIGEGVTSANPTIPVRHFGTRTEAAQTLQEQGGPQVILLAKASRAVKLDEVVKDLTKGEKSD, encoded by the coding sequence ATGATCGAACAAACGTGTGAATGGGCGTCCAAAGTGACGAACGGTCGTCTGCTGGGAACCGTGTCCGACCGCAGGCTCGTGTTCAAGGGGGTGTCGACCGACACCCGCACACTACAGCCGAATCAGTTGTACGTGCCGCTGGTGGGAGAGCGGTTTGATGGACACGATTTTTGGCGGGATGCGGTGGACAAGGGAGCGGCCGCCTGTTTGTGGCAACAGGACCGGCCTGTACCCGAGACGGCGGATGTGCCGTTCATTCTGGTGGAGGATACCCTGGAGGCGTTGCAGGCGATGGCATCGGCCTATCGCGATACGTGGTCGATTCCGGTCATCGCCGTGACGGGAAGTAACGGGAAGACGACCACCAAAGATCTGATTGCATCGGTATTGTCGGTACGCCATCGTGTACACAAAACACAGGGTAATCTGAACAACCACATCGGCGTGCCTTTGACTCTGTTGTCCCTGCCAAGGGAGGCGAAAGCGGCCGTCGTGGAAATGGGCATGAACCACAAGGGGGAAATAGCGCTCTTGTCGCGGATTGCCAAACCGGATGTGGCCGTGATCACCAACATCGGTGAGTCGCACCTGGAACACCTGGGCAGTCGTGCCGCCATCGCCGATGCCAAATGCGAGATTGGCGAGGGATTGGCTCCGAATGGCACCTGGGTGATTCACGGCGACGAACCGTTATTGTTGGAGCGAGTGAGGCAGGAATCGCGCCGAGTGGTGAAAATCGGTTGGGGGGGCGATAATGACGATCGTCCTGAATCGATCAGCCTGAACGGGCTGTCCGGTATTTCTTTTGTTTCCGCACAGACGGGGGCTCGCTTTTCCATTCCGCTCCTGGGAAGACACAATGCTGTCAATGCGCTGATGGCGGCTGCCGTCGGCCGGTTGTTGGGCTTGAGTGAAGAAGAAATTCGCCGAGGTTTGTCTGAAGCACAATTGACAGGGATGCGTTTGGAGCTACGAAAGACGGCGAAGGGTATGCTGATCATCGATGACACTTACAATGCCAGCCCCACTTCCATGAGGGCAGCCATTGACCTGCTGATGGAGCTGGATGAGGGCAAAGAGAAGTGGGTGCTCCTGGGCGACATGATGGAAATCGGTGCCCAGGAAGCGGCGTATCACCGTGAAATCGGGCGTTATGCTGCAGAAAAAGGTGTATCCCGCGTTTATACGTTGGGAGAGAAAGCCGGGTGGATCGGTGAAGGGGTGACATCAGCCAATCCCACCATTCCGGTTCGCCATTTCGGGACACGAACAGAAGCGGCCCAAACCTTGCAGGAACAGGGTGGACCGCAGGTGATCCTGTTGGCGAAAGCATCCCGGGCTGTTAAACTGGATGAGGTTGTGAAAGATTTAACAAAAGGGGAGAAATCAGACTAA
- the murD gene encoding UDP-N-acetylmuramoyl-L-alanine--D-glutamate ligase, translating to MILRDAEEWAGRSVVVLGLAKSGGAVAKLLHRLGAQVVVNDKKPREACPEADELEALGIQVICGHHPDDLLTNGVDVLVKNPGIPYSAAPVRQAQEMGIPVITEVEVAGGLTASRLVGITGSNGKTTTTSLVGQMLSTGGIPSRVAGNIGMALSEVVQETRPDEWLVVELSSFQLKGTKHFHPKVASLLNIVPAHLDYHGTMEDYIASKQRLFRNQTSEDAAVFNWDNPVCRETAASVKSRVWWFSRREPVPRGAMVEDGWIRLRTDEGEVPLLPVKEVALPGAHHLENALAAAVIAHLCGCPTDAIANVLRTFRGVEHRLEYVGTVDGVAYYNDSKATNAQAAIRALESFDQPIVWIGGGLDRGVDFHELVPVFAQRVKAVVAYGQSAPILLARAEEAGVPIRLGVKDVAEAVAEASKAAQPGDVVLLSPACASWDMYTSFEERGSIFKQAVHRL from the coding sequence ATGATATTGCGCGACGCCGAAGAATGGGCCGGCCGATCCGTTGTTGTACTCGGTCTGGCCAAAAGCGGTGGGGCAGTGGCCAAGCTGCTCCACCGGTTGGGCGCGCAAGTGGTGGTGAATGACAAAAAGCCACGGGAAGCATGTCCCGAGGCAGATGAGCTGGAAGCGCTCGGGATTCAGGTGATTTGTGGTCACCATCCTGACGATTTGCTGACGAATGGTGTGGACGTACTCGTCAAAAACCCGGGGATTCCCTATTCTGCTGCCCCGGTTCGCCAGGCGCAGGAGATGGGAATTCCCGTCATCACGGAAGTGGAGGTGGCGGGCGGGTTAACTGCCTCCCGTTTGGTCGGCATCACCGGCTCCAACGGGAAAACGACCACCACTTCCTTAGTGGGACAGATGCTCTCAACGGGAGGAATTCCATCCCGGGTCGCCGGCAACATCGGCATGGCGTTATCGGAAGTAGTGCAGGAAACTCGGCCTGATGAATGGTTGGTGGTGGAGCTGAGCAGTTTCCAGCTCAAAGGAACAAAACATTTCCACCCGAAAGTGGCCTCCTTGCTCAACATTGTGCCGGCTCATCTGGATTATCACGGGACGATGGAAGACTACATCGCCTCCAAACAGCGTCTGTTCCGAAATCAGACGTCGGAGGACGCGGCCGTGTTTAACTGGGATAATCCGGTATGCAGGGAAACGGCGGCGTCGGTGAAAAGCCGAGTGTGGTGGTTCAGTCGTCGGGAGCCTGTTCCGCGCGGTGCGATGGTCGAAGACGGGTGGATTCGTCTGCGGACGGATGAAGGGGAAGTTCCGTTGCTTCCGGTAAAAGAGGTGGCACTGCCGGGAGCGCACCACCTGGAAAACGCACTCGCTGCTGCCGTGATCGCCCATCTTTGCGGGTGTCCGACCGATGCGATCGCAAATGTACTCCGCACCTTCCGCGGTGTGGAGCACCGGTTGGAATATGTGGGGACAGTGGACGGTGTCGCGTATTATAATGACTCCAAAGCTACCAATGCACAAGCCGCGATCCGGGCATTGGAATCCTTTGATCAGCCGATCGTGTGGATAGGGGGCGGTTTGGATCGCGGAGTAGATTTTCACGAGTTGGTTCCGGTATTTGCTCAACGAGTGAAGGCAGTGGTGGCGTACGGTCAGTCGGCCCCCATCTTGCTCGCACGTGCTGAAGAGGCCGGGGTGCCCATTCGTCTGGGCGTCAAGGATGTGGCGGAAGCAGTCGCGGAAGCGAGCAAAGCTGCACAACCGGGCGACGTGGTACTGTTGTCGCCGGCATGTGCCAGCTGGGACATGTACACTTCGTTTGAGGAGCGGGGAAGCATTTTTAAACAAGCCGTGCATAGGCTGTAG
- the mraY gene encoding phospho-N-acetylmuramoyl-pentapeptide-transferase — protein MDIRLFLIPLAVALGITVLLGPMVIPVLRRLKFGQSIREEGPQAHLKKAGTPTMGGVMFLTAIVLTAIPFSAALPFGNNIVENVINPDLFFLVFATLGYGILGFLDDYIKVVMKRNLGLTAKQKLLGQLFIGLVLFWVLLEVRVYHEGTIGYIFSVHIPGTGLEWHLNWLYLPLLLFIMIGTSNAVNLTDGLDGLVAGTAAIAYGAFAVIGWMQSNITVTIFSMAVVGSLLGFLVFNAHPAKVFMGDTGSLALGGGLAALSVITKTELLLPVIGAVFAAETLSVMLQVASFKLRGKRIFRMSPLHHHFELSGWSEWRVVTTFWFAGFIFALLGIYLEVFL, from the coding sequence ATGGACATTCGCCTCTTTTTGATTCCGCTGGCAGTGGCGCTAGGGATCACAGTCCTGCTCGGACCGATGGTGATTCCGGTTTTGCGGCGGTTGAAATTCGGTCAGAGCATCCGCGAGGAAGGACCGCAGGCACACTTGAAAAAAGCGGGAACGCCCACAATGGGCGGTGTCATGTTTTTGACGGCAATCGTTCTGACAGCTATTCCGTTCAGTGCAGCACTCCCGTTCGGCAACAACATCGTGGAAAATGTGATCAATCCGGACTTGTTTTTCCTTGTATTTGCCACGTTGGGGTACGGGATTCTCGGATTTCTGGATGACTACATCAAGGTCGTGATGAAACGAAACCTGGGGCTGACAGCCAAACAGAAGCTGTTGGGACAGTTGTTCATCGGCTTGGTTCTCTTTTGGGTGTTGCTGGAGGTTCGTGTGTATCACGAAGGAACAATCGGCTACATCTTCTCCGTTCACATTCCAGGAACGGGTCTGGAATGGCACCTGAACTGGCTGTATCTCCCGTTGCTGCTGTTCATCATGATCGGTACATCCAACGCGGTCAACCTGACTGACGGCCTGGACGGCTTGGTGGCGGGAACAGCGGCGATCGCCTACGGCGCTTTTGCCGTTATCGGTTGGATGCAAAGCAACATCACCGTGACCATTTTCTCCATGGCTGTAGTGGGGTCTTTGCTGGGATTCCTGGTGTTCAATGCGCATCCTGCCAAGGTGTTCATGGGCGATACCGGATCATTGGCATTGGGAGGCGGTTTGGCGGCACTCTCCGTCATCACGAAGACGGAATTGCTGTTGCCTGTCATCGGGGCCGTATTCGCCGCGGAAACGTTGTCTGTGATGTTGCAGGTGGCGTCGTTTAAGCTTCGCGGCAAACGGATTTTCCGTATGAGTCCGCTTCACCACCATTTTGAGTTGTCCGGTTGGTCGGAATGGCGCGTGGTCACTACCTTCTGGTTTGCCGGGTTCATCTTTGCGCTCTTGGGCATCTATCTGGAGGTGTTCCTATGA